The Polyodon spathula isolate WHYD16114869_AA chromosome 3, ASM1765450v1, whole genome shotgun sequence genome has a segment encoding these proteins:
- the LOC121311369 gene encoding zinc finger E-box-binding homeobox 1-like isoform X6, with translation MCGLLTSHTSYLVRNADVCIGTSVIDILPVTSYNNVVEANSDSDDEDKLHIVEEESVTDAADCENNVPDDDLPSNHAVLPENGQGEEEEEEAWEEETKGEDTLGPEAQPGDVGFKGTPDAFSQLLTCPYCDRGYKRYTSLKEHIKYRHEKNEDNFSCSLCSYTFAYRTQLERHMTAHKSGRDQRHVVQSGGNRKFKCTECGKAFKYKHHLKEHLRIHSGEKPYECPNCKKRFSHSGSYSSHISSKKCIGVMPVNGRSRLAGKTSQCPSPSLSSSPSTPARTQLREKGDNSKPLQEQLPANQIKVEPVDYEYKPIVVTSGISCATPLQNGAFNGGSPLQTTASPQGVVQAVVLPAVGLVSPISINLSDIQNVLKVAVDGNIIRQVLESAHANAAKEQGGVQPGGHSLISAFSLPLVDQDGTTKIIINYSLEQQPSQVQILPQSLKKENPSPVEICKTEKLPEDLTVKPGKSKIPKTENSSSTCLLCDDCPGGLDALQEIKHCNLKGEGGILTSQVNGENAEKTDSTVSSPTAEGSLSLGQPPLKNLLSLLKAYYALNAQPTTEELSKISDSVSLPLDVVKKWFEKMQTGQIPVGAASPSEHEAISSESDETQNSLDPAGDVPDSTTTAESPLQLTKTQVILITPSSVKTNSSRTNTPSPSPLNLSSTGTVLVKTEEDTEEGAQVEPLDLSLPKQTREEMEQATSTSVYQNSVYSVQEEPLNLTCTKKEQPQSDSINTSPNPVYVCPPSANPINIAIPTVTTQLPAIVAITDQGSVPCLRALGTNQQTILIPQVTYAYSTLDTSPAVPEAQQKIVQANGSQEERQETSSEGVSTVEDQNDSDSTPPRKKMRKTEHGMYACDLCDKIFQKSSSLLRHKYEHTGKRPHECGICNKAFKHKHHLIEHMRLHSGEKPYQCDKCGKRFSHSGSYSQHMNHRYSYCKREAEEREGPELNEEEEEGEGPGAVGEILPGEQLSGSRAASPPSLLDSDDRESSTRGEEEEEEETEEEEEEETETKEETETKEETETKEEGEDMQVGEKEHKDSEEDQEENGEEMETEEGAGEKEMGTDENPSEIPWVNREDSEEEKTPEKIDGDNDKI, from the exons TTACCAGCTATAACAACGTGGTGGAAGCGAACTCCGATTCAGATGATGAAGACAAGCTACATATCGTGGAGGAGGAGAGCGTGACAGACGCTGCAGACTGTGAGAACAATGTGCCAGACGATGACTTGCCGAGCAACCATGCAGTATTACCAGAGAACGGgcaaggagaggaggaggaggaggaagcttGGGAGGAAG AAACAAAAGGAGAAGACACCTTGGGGCCTGAAGCTCAGCCAGGGGACGTTGGATTTAAAG GGACGCCAGATGCATTTTCACAGCTGCTCACATGTCCGTACTGTGACAGAGGATACAAGCGATACACCTCTCTGAAAGAACACATCAAGTACCGGCACGAGAAGAATGAAGACAACTTCagctgctccctctgcagttacACGTTTGCCTACAGAACACAACTTGAACGTCACATGACGGCACACAAATCTGGGCGGGATCAG CGTCATGTAGTACAGTCTGGGGGCAATCGGAAATTTAAGTGCACTGAATGTGGAAAGGCATTTAAATACAAGCACCACCTAAAGGAGCACTTGCGTATCCACAGTG GGGAGAAGCCCTACGAATGCCCGAACTGCAAGAAGCGTTTTTCCCACTCCGGCTCGTACAGCTCCCACATTAGTAGTAAGAAATGCATCGGTGTGATGCCTGTGAACGGACGGTCCCGGCTGGCGGGCAAGACATCTCAGTGCCCTTCTCCGTCCCTCTCTTCATCGCCCAGCACCCCTGCCAGAACACAGCTCCGGGAGAAAGGTGACAACAGCAAGCCTTTACAAGAACAGCTTCCCGCCAACCAAATCAAAGTCGAACCTGTGGATTACGAGTACAAACCAATAGTGGTGACCTCCGGAATCAGCTGTGCCACGCCTTTGCAAAACGGGGCTTTCAACGGTGGCAGTCCGCTGCAGACCACGGCTTCACCCCAGGGTGTGGTGCAAGCTGTGGTCCTGCCAGCTGTTGGGCTGGTCTCCCCTATCAGCATCAACCTAAGCGACATCCAGAATGTTCTCAAAGTAGCTGTAGATGGGAACATTATTCGTCAAGTCCTAGAGAGCGCCCACGCCAATGCAGCCAAAGAACAAGGTGGAGTCCAGCCAGGGGGCCATTCCCTCATCTCAGCATTCAGTCTTCCTTTGGTTGATCAAGATGGAACAACCAAAATCATCATCAACTACAGTTTGGAGCAGCAGCCCAGCCAAGTCCAGATTCTGCCACAGAGCTTGAAGAAGGAGAACCCCAGCCCCGTCGAAATCTGTAAAACTGAGAAGTTACCCGAAGACCTCACTGTTAAGCCTGGGAAAAGCAAAATTCCCAAGActgaaaacagcagcagcacGTGTCTACTGTGCGATGACTGTCCTGGCGGTTTGGATGCACTTCAAGAGATTAAGCACTGTAATTTAAAAGGCGAAGGTGGTATTCTGACTTCTCAGGTTAATGGAGAGAATGCCGAGAAAACAGATTCCACTGTTTCATCCCCCACCGCTGAGGGAAGTCTATCCCTCGGCCAGCCCCCCTTAAAGAACCTCTTGTCACTCCTAAAGGCATACTATGCCTTGAATGCACAGCCTACCACAGAGGAGCTCTCGAAGATTTCCGATTCAGTAAGCTTACCACTAGACGTGGTAAAGAAGTGGTTTGAAAAGATGCAGACTGGGCAGATCCCTGTGGGAGCTGCCAGTCCTTCTGAACACGAGGCCATTTCTTCTGAAAGTGATGAAACTCAGAATAGTTTAGATCCCGCAGGAGATGTACCGGACAGCACGACAACTGCAGAGAGTCCACTTCAATTGACTAAAACCCAAGTTATTTTAATAACCCCTTCAAGCGTGAAAACAAATAGCTCCAGAACTAACACACCTTCCCCATCACCACTAAATCTCTCTTCAACCGGGACTGTGCTCGTGAAGACAGAAGAGGACACTGAGGAAGGGGCACAGGTGGAACCCCTCGACCTATCACTACCAAAGCAAACCAGAGAGGAAATGGAACAGGCCACCAGTACCAGTGTTTATCAAAACAGTGTTTACTCCGTTCAAGAAGAACCCTTGAACTTAACTTGCACAAAGAAGGAGCAGCCGCAAAGTGACAGTATTAATACAAGCCCAAATCCTGTTTATGTTTGCCCACCAAGTGCCAATCCCATTAACATTGCTATACCCACAGTTACCACTCAGCTACCTGCGATTGTGGCCATTACCGACCAGGGCAGTGTCCCGTGTCTGAGAGCTCTGGGTACCAACCAACAGACTATACTAATTCCACAGGTTACTTACGCATATTCCACTTTAGACACCAGTCCTGCAGTACCAGAAGCCCAGCAGAAAATAGTGCAAGCGAATGGAAGCCAG GAGGAGAGGCAAGAGACGAGCTCCGAGGGCGTCTCGACCGTCGAAGATCAGAATGACTCAGACTCTACTCCTCCCAGGAAGAAGATGAGAAAAACAGAACATGGCATGTACGCCTGTGACCTGTGTGATAAAATATTCCAGAAGAGTAGCTCCCTTTTGAGACACAAGTATGAGCACACAG GTAAAAGGCCTCATGAGTGTGGAATCTGCAACAAGGCTTTCAAACACAAGCACCACTTGATAGAACACATGCGACTGCACTCAGGGGAGAAACCGTACCAGTGTGACAAGTGTGGCAAGCGTTTCTCTCACTCAGGCTCCTACTCGCAGCATATGAACCACCGCTACTCTTACTGCAAGAGAGAGGCCGAGGAGCGCGAGGGCCCAGAGCTCaacgaggaagaggaggagggggaggggcccGGAGCCGTGGGGGAGATCCTCCCCGGAGAGCAGCTGTCAGGCAGTCGGGctgcctcccctccctccctgctgGACTCAGACGACAGAGAAAGCAGCACACgtggggaggaggaagaggaggaggagacggaggaagaggaggaggaggagacagagACGAAGGAGGAGACGGAGACAAAGGAGGAGACAGAAACGAAGGAGGAAGGCGAAGATATGCAAGTAGGAGAAAAGGAACACAAGGATTCAGAGGAGGATCAGGAAGAGAACGGGGAAGAAATGGAGACAGAAGAGGGGGCAGGTGAAAAGGAAATGGGCACAGACGAAAATCCAAGTGAGATTCCGTGGGTTAATAGGGAGGATTCAGAAGAGGAAAAAACGCCAGAAAAAATTGACGGTGACAAcgataaaatatga
- the LOC121311369 gene encoding zinc finger E-box-binding homeobox 1-like isoform X4 codes for MADGPRCKRRKQANPRRNNVTSYNNVVEANSDSDDEDKLHIVEEESVTDAADCENNVPDDDLPSNHAVLPENGQGEEEEEEAWEEETKGEDTLGPEAQPGDVGFKDDACGSEAEDEQNNDRIVEEMLQQGDTAVIYPEAPEEEQRQGTPEASCHDENGTPDAFSQLLTCPYCDRGYKRYTSLKEHIKYRHEKNEDNFSCSLCSYTFAYRTQLERHMTAHKSGRDQRHVVQSGGNRKFKCTECGKAFKYKHHLKEHLRIHSGEKPYECPNCKKRFSHSGSYSSHISSKKCIGVMPVNGRSRLAGKTSQCPSPSLSSSPSTPARTQLREKGDNSKPLQEQLPANQIKVEPVDYEYKPIVVTSGISCATPLQNGAFNGGSPLQTTASPQGVVQAVVLPAVGLVSPISINLSDIQNVLKVAVDGNIIRQVLESAHANAAKEQGGVQPGGHSLISAFSLPLVDQDGTTKIIINYSLEQQPSQVQILPQSLKKENPSPVEICKTEKLPEDLTVKPGKSKIPKTENSSSTCLLCDDCPGGLDALQEIKHCNLKGEGGILTSQVNGENAEKTDSTVSSPTAEGSLSLGQPPLKNLLSLLKAYYALNAQPTTEELSKISDSVSLPLDVVKKWFEKMQTGQIPVGAASPSEHEAISSESDETQNSLDPAGDVPDSTTTAESPLQLTKTQVILITPSSVKTNSSRTNTPSPSPLNLSSTGTVLVKTEEDTEEGAQVEPLDLSLPKQTREEMEQATSTSVYQNSVYSVQEEPLNLTCTKKEQPQSDSINTSPNPVYVCPPSANPINIAIPTVTTQLPAIVAITDQGSVPCLRALGTNQQTILIPQVTYAYSTLDTSPAVPEAQQKIVQANGSQEERQETSSEGVSTVEDQNDSDSTPPRKKMRKTEHGMYACDLCDKIFQKSSSLLRHKYEHTGKRPHECGICNKAFKHKHHLIEHMRLHSGEKPYQCDKCGKRFSHSGSYSQHMNHRYSYCKREAEEREGPELNEEEEEGEGPGAVGEILPGEQLSGSRAASPPSLLDSDDRESSTRGEEEEEEETEEEEEEETETKEETETKEETETKEEGEDMQVGEKEHKDSEEDQEENGEEMETEEGAGEKEMGTDENPSEIPWVNREDSEEEKTPEKIDGDNDKI; via the exons TTACCAGCTATAACAACGTGGTGGAAGCGAACTCCGATTCAGATGATGAAGACAAGCTACATATCGTGGAGGAGGAGAGCGTGACAGACGCTGCAGACTGTGAGAACAATGTGCCAGACGATGACTTGCCGAGCAACCATGCAGTATTACCAGAGAACGGgcaaggagaggaggaggaggaggaagcttGGGAGGAAG AAACAAAAGGAGAAGACACCTTGGGGCCTGAAGCTCAGCCAGGGGACGTTGGATTTAAAG ACGATGCATGTGGCTCTGAAGCTGAAGATGAACAAAACAATGACCGGATCGTAGAGGAAATGCTGCAGCAGGGAGACACTGCTGTCATCTACCCAGAGGCACCTGAGGAGGAACAGAGGCAGGGGACACCCGAAGCCAGCTGCCACGACGAGAACG GGACGCCAGATGCATTTTCACAGCTGCTCACATGTCCGTACTGTGACAGAGGATACAAGCGATACACCTCTCTGAAAGAACACATCAAGTACCGGCACGAGAAGAATGAAGACAACTTCagctgctccctctgcagttacACGTTTGCCTACAGAACACAACTTGAACGTCACATGACGGCACACAAATCTGGGCGGGATCAG CGTCATGTAGTACAGTCTGGGGGCAATCGGAAATTTAAGTGCACTGAATGTGGAAAGGCATTTAAATACAAGCACCACCTAAAGGAGCACTTGCGTATCCACAGTG GGGAGAAGCCCTACGAATGCCCGAACTGCAAGAAGCGTTTTTCCCACTCCGGCTCGTACAGCTCCCACATTAGTAGTAAGAAATGCATCGGTGTGATGCCTGTGAACGGACGGTCCCGGCTGGCGGGCAAGACATCTCAGTGCCCTTCTCCGTCCCTCTCTTCATCGCCCAGCACCCCTGCCAGAACACAGCTCCGGGAGAAAGGTGACAACAGCAAGCCTTTACAAGAACAGCTTCCCGCCAACCAAATCAAAGTCGAACCTGTGGATTACGAGTACAAACCAATAGTGGTGACCTCCGGAATCAGCTGTGCCACGCCTTTGCAAAACGGGGCTTTCAACGGTGGCAGTCCGCTGCAGACCACGGCTTCACCCCAGGGTGTGGTGCAAGCTGTGGTCCTGCCAGCTGTTGGGCTGGTCTCCCCTATCAGCATCAACCTAAGCGACATCCAGAATGTTCTCAAAGTAGCTGTAGATGGGAACATTATTCGTCAAGTCCTAGAGAGCGCCCACGCCAATGCAGCCAAAGAACAAGGTGGAGTCCAGCCAGGGGGCCATTCCCTCATCTCAGCATTCAGTCTTCCTTTGGTTGATCAAGATGGAACAACCAAAATCATCATCAACTACAGTTTGGAGCAGCAGCCCAGCCAAGTCCAGATTCTGCCACAGAGCTTGAAGAAGGAGAACCCCAGCCCCGTCGAAATCTGTAAAACTGAGAAGTTACCCGAAGACCTCACTGTTAAGCCTGGGAAAAGCAAAATTCCCAAGActgaaaacagcagcagcacGTGTCTACTGTGCGATGACTGTCCTGGCGGTTTGGATGCACTTCAAGAGATTAAGCACTGTAATTTAAAAGGCGAAGGTGGTATTCTGACTTCTCAGGTTAATGGAGAGAATGCCGAGAAAACAGATTCCACTGTTTCATCCCCCACCGCTGAGGGAAGTCTATCCCTCGGCCAGCCCCCCTTAAAGAACCTCTTGTCACTCCTAAAGGCATACTATGCCTTGAATGCACAGCCTACCACAGAGGAGCTCTCGAAGATTTCCGATTCAGTAAGCTTACCACTAGACGTGGTAAAGAAGTGGTTTGAAAAGATGCAGACTGGGCAGATCCCTGTGGGAGCTGCCAGTCCTTCTGAACACGAGGCCATTTCTTCTGAAAGTGATGAAACTCAGAATAGTTTAGATCCCGCAGGAGATGTACCGGACAGCACGACAACTGCAGAGAGTCCACTTCAATTGACTAAAACCCAAGTTATTTTAATAACCCCTTCAAGCGTGAAAACAAATAGCTCCAGAACTAACACACCTTCCCCATCACCACTAAATCTCTCTTCAACCGGGACTGTGCTCGTGAAGACAGAAGAGGACACTGAGGAAGGGGCACAGGTGGAACCCCTCGACCTATCACTACCAAAGCAAACCAGAGAGGAAATGGAACAGGCCACCAGTACCAGTGTTTATCAAAACAGTGTTTACTCCGTTCAAGAAGAACCCTTGAACTTAACTTGCACAAAGAAGGAGCAGCCGCAAAGTGACAGTATTAATACAAGCCCAAATCCTGTTTATGTTTGCCCACCAAGTGCCAATCCCATTAACATTGCTATACCCACAGTTACCACTCAGCTACCTGCGATTGTGGCCATTACCGACCAGGGCAGTGTCCCGTGTCTGAGAGCTCTGGGTACCAACCAACAGACTATACTAATTCCACAGGTTACTTACGCATATTCCACTTTAGACACCAGTCCTGCAGTACCAGAAGCCCAGCAGAAAATAGTGCAAGCGAATGGAAGCCAG GAGGAGAGGCAAGAGACGAGCTCCGAGGGCGTCTCGACCGTCGAAGATCAGAATGACTCAGACTCTACTCCTCCCAGGAAGAAGATGAGAAAAACAGAACATGGCATGTACGCCTGTGACCTGTGTGATAAAATATTCCAGAAGAGTAGCTCCCTTTTGAGACACAAGTATGAGCACACAG GTAAAAGGCCTCATGAGTGTGGAATCTGCAACAAGGCTTTCAAACACAAGCACCACTTGATAGAACACATGCGACTGCACTCAGGGGAGAAACCGTACCAGTGTGACAAGTGTGGCAAGCGTTTCTCTCACTCAGGCTCCTACTCGCAGCATATGAACCACCGCTACTCTTACTGCAAGAGAGAGGCCGAGGAGCGCGAGGGCCCAGAGCTCaacgaggaagaggaggagggggaggggcccGGAGCCGTGGGGGAGATCCTCCCCGGAGAGCAGCTGTCAGGCAGTCGGGctgcctcccctccctccctgctgGACTCAGACGACAGAGAAAGCAGCACACgtggggaggaggaagaggaggaggagacggaggaagaggaggaggaggagacagagACGAAGGAGGAGACGGAGACAAAGGAGGAGACAGAAACGAAGGAGGAAGGCGAAGATATGCAAGTAGGAGAAAAGGAACACAAGGATTCAGAGGAGGATCAGGAAGAGAACGGGGAAGAAATGGAGACAGAAGAGGGGGCAGGTGAAAAGGAAATGGGCACAGACGAAAATCCAAGTGAGATTCCGTGGGTTAATAGGGAGGATTCAGAAGAGGAAAAAACGCCAGAAAAAATTGACGGTGACAAcgataaaatatga
- the LOC121311369 gene encoding zinc finger E-box-binding homeobox 1-like isoform X1, with translation MCGLLTSHTSYLVRNADVCIGTSVIDILPVTSYNNVVEANSDSDDEDKLHIVEEESVTDAADCENNVPDDDLPSNHAVLPENGQGEEEEEEAWEEETKGEDTLGPEAQPGDVGFKVDDACGSEAEDEQNNDRIVEEMLQQGDTAVIYPEAPEEEQRQGTPEASCHDENGTPDAFSQLLTCPYCDRGYKRYTSLKEHIKYRHEKNEDNFSCSLCSYTFAYRTQLERHMTAHKSGRDQRHVVQSGGNRKFKCTECGKAFKYKHHLKEHLRIHSGEKPYECPNCKKRFSHSGSYSSHISSKKCIGVMPVNGRSRLAGKTSQCPSPSLSSSPSTPARTQLREKGDNSKPLQEQLPANQIKVEPVDYEYKPIVVTSGISCATPLQNGAFNGGSPLQTTASPQGVVQAVVLPAVGLVSPISINLSDIQNVLKVAVDGNIIRQVLESAHANAAKEQGGVQPGGHSLISAFSLPLVDQDGTTKIIINYSLEQQPSQVQILPQSLKKENPSPVEICKTEKLPEDLTVKPGKSKIPKTENSSSTCLLCDDCPGGLDALQEIKHCNLKGEGGILTSQVNGENAEKTDSTVSSPTAEGSLSLGQPPLKNLLSLLKAYYALNAQPTTEELSKISDSVSLPLDVVKKWFEKMQTGQIPVGAASPSEHEAISSESDETQNSLDPAGDVPDSTTTAESPLQLTKTQVILITPSSVKTNSSRTNTPSPSPLNLSSTGTVLVKTEEDTEEGAQVEPLDLSLPKQTREEMEQATSTSVYQNSVYSVQEEPLNLTCTKKEQPQSDSINTSPNPVYVCPPSANPINIAIPTVTTQLPAIVAITDQGSVPCLRALGTNQQTILIPQVTYAYSTLDTSPAVPEAQQKIVQANGSQEERQETSSEGVSTVEDQNDSDSTPPRKKMRKTEHGMYACDLCDKIFQKSSSLLRHKYEHTGKRPHECGICNKAFKHKHHLIEHMRLHSGEKPYQCDKCGKRFSHSGSYSQHMNHRYSYCKREAEEREGPELNEEEEEGEGPGAVGEILPGEQLSGSRAASPPSLLDSDDRESSTRGEEEEEEETEEEEEEETETKEETETKEETETKEEGEDMQVGEKEHKDSEEDQEENGEEMETEEGAGEKEMGTDENPSEIPWVNREDSEEEKTPEKIDGDNDKI, from the exons TTACCAGCTATAACAACGTGGTGGAAGCGAACTCCGATTCAGATGATGAAGACAAGCTACATATCGTGGAGGAGGAGAGCGTGACAGACGCTGCAGACTGTGAGAACAATGTGCCAGACGATGACTTGCCGAGCAACCATGCAGTATTACCAGAGAACGGgcaaggagaggaggaggaggaggaagcttGGGAGGAAG AAACAAAAGGAGAAGACACCTTGGGGCCTGAAGCTCAGCCAGGGGACGTTGGATTTAAAG TAGACGATGCATGTGGCTCTGAAGCTGAAGATGAACAAAACAATGACCGGATCGTAGAGGAAATGCTGCAGCAGGGAGACACTGCTGTCATCTACCCAGAGGCACCTGAGGAGGAACAGAGGCAGGGGACACCCGAAGCCAGCTGCCACGACGAGAACG GGACGCCAGATGCATTTTCACAGCTGCTCACATGTCCGTACTGTGACAGAGGATACAAGCGATACACCTCTCTGAAAGAACACATCAAGTACCGGCACGAGAAGAATGAAGACAACTTCagctgctccctctgcagttacACGTTTGCCTACAGAACACAACTTGAACGTCACATGACGGCACACAAATCTGGGCGGGATCAG CGTCATGTAGTACAGTCTGGGGGCAATCGGAAATTTAAGTGCACTGAATGTGGAAAGGCATTTAAATACAAGCACCACCTAAAGGAGCACTTGCGTATCCACAGTG GGGAGAAGCCCTACGAATGCCCGAACTGCAAGAAGCGTTTTTCCCACTCCGGCTCGTACAGCTCCCACATTAGTAGTAAGAAATGCATCGGTGTGATGCCTGTGAACGGACGGTCCCGGCTGGCGGGCAAGACATCTCAGTGCCCTTCTCCGTCCCTCTCTTCATCGCCCAGCACCCCTGCCAGAACACAGCTCCGGGAGAAAGGTGACAACAGCAAGCCTTTACAAGAACAGCTTCCCGCCAACCAAATCAAAGTCGAACCTGTGGATTACGAGTACAAACCAATAGTGGTGACCTCCGGAATCAGCTGTGCCACGCCTTTGCAAAACGGGGCTTTCAACGGTGGCAGTCCGCTGCAGACCACGGCTTCACCCCAGGGTGTGGTGCAAGCTGTGGTCCTGCCAGCTGTTGGGCTGGTCTCCCCTATCAGCATCAACCTAAGCGACATCCAGAATGTTCTCAAAGTAGCTGTAGATGGGAACATTATTCGTCAAGTCCTAGAGAGCGCCCACGCCAATGCAGCCAAAGAACAAGGTGGAGTCCAGCCAGGGGGCCATTCCCTCATCTCAGCATTCAGTCTTCCTTTGGTTGATCAAGATGGAACAACCAAAATCATCATCAACTACAGTTTGGAGCAGCAGCCCAGCCAAGTCCAGATTCTGCCACAGAGCTTGAAGAAGGAGAACCCCAGCCCCGTCGAAATCTGTAAAACTGAGAAGTTACCCGAAGACCTCACTGTTAAGCCTGGGAAAAGCAAAATTCCCAAGActgaaaacagcagcagcacGTGTCTACTGTGCGATGACTGTCCTGGCGGTTTGGATGCACTTCAAGAGATTAAGCACTGTAATTTAAAAGGCGAAGGTGGTATTCTGACTTCTCAGGTTAATGGAGAGAATGCCGAGAAAACAGATTCCACTGTTTCATCCCCCACCGCTGAGGGAAGTCTATCCCTCGGCCAGCCCCCCTTAAAGAACCTCTTGTCACTCCTAAAGGCATACTATGCCTTGAATGCACAGCCTACCACAGAGGAGCTCTCGAAGATTTCCGATTCAGTAAGCTTACCACTAGACGTGGTAAAGAAGTGGTTTGAAAAGATGCAGACTGGGCAGATCCCTGTGGGAGCTGCCAGTCCTTCTGAACACGAGGCCATTTCTTCTGAAAGTGATGAAACTCAGAATAGTTTAGATCCCGCAGGAGATGTACCGGACAGCACGACAACTGCAGAGAGTCCACTTCAATTGACTAAAACCCAAGTTATTTTAATAACCCCTTCAAGCGTGAAAACAAATAGCTCCAGAACTAACACACCTTCCCCATCACCACTAAATCTCTCTTCAACCGGGACTGTGCTCGTGAAGACAGAAGAGGACACTGAGGAAGGGGCACAGGTGGAACCCCTCGACCTATCACTACCAAAGCAAACCAGAGAGGAAATGGAACAGGCCACCAGTACCAGTGTTTATCAAAACAGTGTTTACTCCGTTCAAGAAGAACCCTTGAACTTAACTTGCACAAAGAAGGAGCAGCCGCAAAGTGACAGTATTAATACAAGCCCAAATCCTGTTTATGTTTGCCCACCAAGTGCCAATCCCATTAACATTGCTATACCCACAGTTACCACTCAGCTACCTGCGATTGTGGCCATTACCGACCAGGGCAGTGTCCCGTGTCTGAGAGCTCTGGGTACCAACCAACAGACTATACTAATTCCACAGGTTACTTACGCATATTCCACTTTAGACACCAGTCCTGCAGTACCAGAAGCCCAGCAGAAAATAGTGCAAGCGAATGGAAGCCAG GAGGAGAGGCAAGAGACGAGCTCCGAGGGCGTCTCGACCGTCGAAGATCAGAATGACTCAGACTCTACTCCTCCCAGGAAGAAGATGAGAAAAACAGAACATGGCATGTACGCCTGTGACCTGTGTGATAAAATATTCCAGAAGAGTAGCTCCCTTTTGAGACACAAGTATGAGCACACAG GTAAAAGGCCTCATGAGTGTGGAATCTGCAACAAGGCTTTCAAACACAAGCACCACTTGATAGAACACATGCGACTGCACTCAGGGGAGAAACCGTACCAGTGTGACAAGTGTGGCAAGCGTTTCTCTCACTCAGGCTCCTACTCGCAGCATATGAACCACCGCTACTCTTACTGCAAGAGAGAGGCCGAGGAGCGCGAGGGCCCAGAGCTCaacgaggaagaggaggagggggaggggcccGGAGCCGTGGGGGAGATCCTCCCCGGAGAGCAGCTGTCAGGCAGTCGGGctgcctcccctccctccctgctgGACTCAGACGACAGAGAAAGCAGCACACgtggggaggaggaagaggaggaggagacggaggaagaggaggaggaggagacagagACGAAGGAGGAGACGGAGACAAAGGAGGAGACAGAAACGAAGGAGGAAGGCGAAGATATGCAAGTAGGAGAAAAGGAACACAAGGATTCAGAGGAGGATCAGGAAGAGAACGGGGAAGAAATGGAGACAGAAGAGGGGGCAGGTGAAAAGGAAATGGGCACAGACGAAAATCCAAGTGAGATTCCGTGGGTTAATAGGGAGGATTCAGAAGAGGAAAAAACGCCAGAAAAAATTGACGGTGACAAcgataaaatatga